The DNA sequence tgtgtccacacataagtgccataataatgactccatacaacaacaaagaatactacattgatgtgatcacaatttcgtccaccactccgcaaggggtgtttctgtccaatggttagctaccaggacatgtcgggttggctatataaccgacagatgatatcatcagccatatggcaggcatacatcatttgcatatgtttgaattgtttgggtttgcctatttgttttagatttctacatcatatatgctatgttaactgattatgtgctacttgttctacttgtaccttatttgtgtattacttgcatGTATTGCTTGTGcttgtacaactgagaggcccctcatgctggtgtcggtggatgttgagggctgttcttgatgagataatttgagctccctgggtagacgcagtgatgtggtttcactagctccaggtgagggtatgatgtattgatacaGAATTGCTGAGGTAGAAtaactggtgatggttttgtttatgattttgagtctgattcgtggaagagtcaacgagttgggaaacatgtgaAGCATGAATTAGTTTTAGCACTCCTTTATGACAGTTGCCTATTCATGGATTAGCGAGAACCTAGGATGGATAATTGTTGAagaagtttaggatgcttagtgagtttttattgcagtgcattgtatttatttggcacttttaccgtactgggaacccatgggcccggggttctcattccgtatatatctcttgtttttcagatacaggtccaggtgctcagaagtgagctgtggttcgtctgagagacggcgaagatctttattttctctactttgtgttttgcttagaatctctccacctttgtttcgaaaagattatattatgtattgaactcttttgaatTTGCCTATAGAGACTctcatgtttcctttgggagagattaggatatattgttgtcaactactttcatactgtaccctagccggcctaaacttcgcgggtcgcgactagtggctatttacttatgttatatatatctatctgttatctatctcttaatctcctttatgccttgtccgtatatcgttttcggcttcacgttttatcttttgttgtcgaaacgtgagtgatacgtcttcgagattttatttctactcttttcagacttctcgattaatactcctttcgaatttacctatatttatatattaaaaatccacctgagagtcgtaccaccatAATATCGTtaacttatgactcgagcataaagatttgaatattagggtgttacataagtagtttaataatacattaaatattaattttatataattataataaatatattttcttaaattagtataattatgcattattcatatattttgttatcatatttattatttattaaataatttgatatttactccaatcaaatcaaataattaatataattaatcaaattaattaattgatataattaattataattaatcaattcatataaattataataaatggtgagatttgaatatctaatcaaattaattaattgatataattaattaatttgctttaacaaattaaatgaaagaTCAGGAAACATCTCAAGAACATGCCACATCAGTTACATCATTAAGTATAAAaactcaatttttatataatagaatagatagataataaagatattttcttaaattagtataattatacattatgcattaaatattaattgtaatattgtaatataattataataaaaatatttttctaaaataaaattatttagaaaaatataaattggttattaataACCGGTATCATTATCatataattatcatattatattattattatcattattattattatcaatataattaaaaatatttttgattgataattgataagtagtttaataatacattatatattaattttacataactataataaagatatttttctaaattagtataattatgtattattacttaaatgctaattataatataattataataaagatatttttataaaataaatttaaaagagaaaaatagtGTATTTATTTTGGCGAAAAAATGAATTCATGAAGATTTGACACCTCATTTCTATTAGTCGAGAGAAAactcaattttaatatattataagtAGATATAagtagataaaatataattatttatataaatatgacATATCCAATAAACACATAATTATTGTACTCATTTTAGACATACCTTCAAACGAGATATGTATATTATTAACTCATTTacttgaatttaaatatttatttaaaaaaaatccgtCTCCGCGCTCTAATTTTTCCTATAAAATTGCACTGAACCTGTTCGCTCAAAACAACCATCCTACCATTTTCGCTCGGTTTCCCAAGTTTCGCATCGACGTTGGCCTCTCGCATGTCTTCATCACCATTTCATTTCAACCCACACACCAGCAACAAGTGCGATGGTCACTCTCCTAGGCCCACCTGAAATCTACAATCCTAAACCAAAATCCTTCCTAACCCCAACCTCCACCGCCACCACCACAACCCCAATCGAACCCTCTGATCCCTTCATTGACGTAATGGTTTCAAAATTCAACACCAGAACCACCATCCAACCAAAACCACCAATGGGATTCACCGAAAACAACTCCGCAACCTTCTTGTCATCCGGCAACCCATGCCTCGACTTCTTCTTCCACGTCGTCCCCGACACTCCCCCGGACTCCGTCAGAGAGAGGCTCCACGTGGCATGGGCCCACAACCCCCTCACCACACTCAAACTAATCTGTAACCTCCGAGGCGTCCGTGGCACCGGCAAGTCCGATCGCGATGGCTTCTACGCCGCTGCCACGTGGCTATTCTCTAACCACCCTAAGACACTCGCAGCCAACGTCCCCTCCCTCGCCGATTTTGGATATTTCAAAGACCTCCCTGAGATACTCTACAGGCTTCTAGAAGGTTCCGATGTGCGCAGTCATCAGAAGCAGCGGTGGCTTAGCGTTAAACGATCCAGCAAGAGGAACAGGCTAAAGAGGAGGCCATTCAAATCAAAGCCCTTACAGAAGGTTTCGGATCCTGTGGCGGAGAAAGAGAAGGCCCATGCTTTGAGGGAAGAGAGGAAACTCGCCATGGCCAAGAAACTCCTCGATCGTTACAACAGCGATGAGAATTTTCGGCTCCTCCACGATAGCGTCTCGGATCACTTCGCCGATTGTTTGGAAAATGATCTCCAGAATCTGAATTCCGGTGCGTTGACCAAGATCAGTCTTGCAGCAAAGTGGTGCCCTTCGGTTGATTCTTCTTTTGACCGATCAACGTTGTTGTGCGAGACTATTGCCACGAGGATCTTCCCTCGCAACGGTAACCCTGAATATGAAGGAATCGAGGAGGCGCATTATGTTTACAGGGTCCGCGATCGGTTGAGGAAAGACGTTCTTGTCCCTCTGAGGAAGGTTCTAGAACTTCCCGAGGTTTTCATGGGTGCGAACCGTTGGGATTCAATCCCGTACAACAGAGTCGCCTCCGTGGCCATGAAGTTATATAAGGAGAAGTTCTTAAAGCATGACAAAGAAAGGTTTGAGAAGTACCTCGAGGACGTGAAGTCAGGGAAGACTACCATTGCAGCCGGCGCTTTACTTCCTCACGAGATTATTAGGTCTTTGGGGGACGGAGATGGCGGTGAGGTGGCAGAGCTACAGTGGAGCAGAATGGTGAGTGACATGCTCAGTAAAGGTAAGATGAAGAACTGTTTGGCTGTGTGTGATGTTTCTGGGAGCATGGATGGGGTCCCCATGGAGGTTTCTGTGGCATTGGGACTATTGGTGTCTGAATTgaatgaggaaccatggaagGGAAAGGTTATCACATTCAGCGAGGAACCTAAGCTTCATTTGATTGAAGGCGAAGATCTTCGTTCCAAGGCTGAGTTTATTAAGGAGATGGAGTGGGGAGGAAACACAGATTTTCAGGCTGTATTTGATCGCATTTTAGAGGTGGCTGTGAATGGAAAATTGAAAGCAGATCAGATGATTAAGAGGGTATTTGTGTTCAGTGACATGGAGTTCGATCAAGCATCCGCAAACCCTTGGGAGACTGACTACCAAGCAATTATTAGAAAATATAGTGAGAAAGGTTATGGCTCTGCCGTTCCTCAGATTGTTTTCTGGAATCTAAGGGATTCGAGGGCCACTCCGGTGCCATCCACCCAGCAAGGAGTGGCGCTCGTGAGTGGGTTCTCTAAGAATCTGTTGAGCTTGTTCATGGACAATGATGGCGAAATAAGTCCTGAAGCTTCCATGGAAACTGCAATTGCTGGCCCGGAGTATCAGAAACTTGTTGTGCTAGATTAATTTCGTACCTTAAATAGAGTTTTCTTGATAATTGCAGATGAGCAGTTGaattaaataaaatgaattATCCTTAACTACCTTTCCTTGTAGATGCTTGGTGTGTGTTTTCGATTGTGTTTATTGATGTTGCTATTGCTGTAGGTCATAATCTCGATAATATTTTTCATTCAGTTAATACTGATGGATTCAAATATCGTACTAATCCTAGTGTCCAAAGATTACTTCGATTATATCAGCCTTGAACCTTATCTGGAGGTTATTACTTGAATGCAAATCACTTGCAGATTATTGTTATTTGAGATACTTCAACATCTGATGCATTGATATATGTTGTCTGTTATGTTGGGAGCTAGCAAGCAGAAGAGTAGCATTGGTAAGAAGTCCAATGTCTAATTTTGAACTTTTGatcttatattttaattaatatagaAGCAGCTATTATTTGCTTTTCCTAATCTGAACTTGTTCATATGGCACAGCTTTTGTTTCTATATTCTACATTTAGTGCTTTTATGTTACTTGTGTCTTTACAAGCAATCACACTATGTGTTCTGATTTGTTTCAGATGTTTGACAAATATGTGAGAATGCCAAGATTTTAGTTTCACTAGTTTGGCATCTGTTTCTTCTGGCTTCTGTTGTATGAATTTAccctttttggcccaatttTTAATACTCCTCTCTTAAATAAcagttttatatttgatttttcttgtcatggaaaataaaatattagcaGAATTTTGCTTGAACCATGGTTTCTGCTCTGAGTGCTCTCTTTGTGAATGACTGACTGAGGATGTGAAATTGTTatgtgtttctttttttttttttacaaagtTTCTGGACCTTCAGATAACGTGGTGTGTGGTATACCCTTTGCTAAGTACACACAATATATGAGACGAAACCGTTGTTAACATAACATTCATTGGGGGAATCATCCACTGTTATATGTTTTTAACTTGGGAGAAGCTTTGAAGAGCTGAGTTAAGACAGTAAATGTCTTAGTATTTGTGGATGTACATACCTTGATTTGTTACCCTTTCCCTTCTTATAGTAACGTAGACATTACTCCCTTAAATTCGTAGCCATTTTCCCAACTTAATTTTCTGACTTCGTAACGCCTTCATTAACTATTGCTTTTATTACCTTGGATACATTACCtgtttgatttattattttccgTTATTGCAGTGTAACGATTTCGGAAGCTCTTTTTCTAAGAACATTTGGCCTTGTCCATAACACAAACGCAAAGTACTATTTTGTTCTTTGGAACTAGCTAGACGCTAGTTGCTATTATTCCAATAAAATACatgtcttttattttttgctttGATCACATTGAAAGAATGATCTACATGATTATATTATTAAGAATGACTCTTCAATTCATGATTAGATAAACAGATCACTTTTCTTTGCCTTTTATATTAGTTATTCACTATTATGCATGGACACGTTATGGAACACATGAATACATGAATTTAAAATTCTTACAAGTCACGGAGACAccgtatatatataaaatataaaattttttaagataaattatgatgatattttagtattttattaatattaaatataaattaattttttattgtttttaatatttttaattatataatatatttaaaatattttttaataattaataatatatactatttctaaactcatttcaagaatagatattaaaaataaggcTGGACGTGTGGACACGTGACATGATAGTACTTAGCTGTGTCCAAAACCGAAAAagaatgttttaattttttaaaacacaGTTGGACATAGAAAACATGCATGTCAGACGAGTGTTGACGAGTGTCGTATCAGAAATATGTCCGACACGCAAACACGACAAATTAACAAAGTGTTCATGCTTCAAAGACATACTGGGCAGAAATGGATGCAATTCTTAGAGATGTTATCCAAATGTTGGAGGAAGCTCCAGATGTGGGAGTCACATGGGCACCATGGGGAGGCAACTCTTTGGCTCATCAACTGGCATCAATGACATCAGATAATAGACTTGGGAGACAATTACCTATGATGAGCATAATCAGACGAGAAACGAAAATAGCTAATTTATATTAgaatagagggagagagagTTTCAGGTTACATGATAAGAGTAACAACCCAAGTCCAGTGGAAAGAGGAACCAGAACCACTAATCACACAAGCACCAATGTGACAACTCTGGAACAACAAAATCATGGAAATCAAACAAGGCAAGAGCATGGTGGCAACCCAGAGATTCGATATGAAAGAAGTATTGGAACCACACAAGAAAGCAATAAACAGATACAATATAATCAATGAGGCCTTAGCAGAAATCAGAATTGAGGATGGGAGTTTTTGAAGAGTGGCGGTGAGTATAAGGCGCACTGAGCTAATGAAAATAATAATCAGGTTCTTGCgcaaagacaaaaaaataaaaaaatatggagAATAAATTAGTGCAATGGCTAGAGAGGAGTGGTACGAAACAGAAGCATTAGGAAAGCCGTTAGGTAGGAAAAGCGACGTGTAACTCCTTTCACCATGAAGAACTGTTGCTGAGGAAGATGAGGAAGGAGATCCTTGGCGTTCTGAGCTCAAAGACGACAATGGTCATCGTCTCTGATACTGGCGGCAAAAACATGAGCAAAGGCGTCAGGGAATCACTGGGGTTGAAGTTCCAAGAAAAACTCCTTTTCATCATGAAAACAGGGGCTAAGACTGAGGAGGCGGGAGATTGTCGTTCAAAGGGGGGAGGGGAGGGAGGGGCGGGAGATGCACAAGGAACTGGGTCGGGTACTGTGTAGTCGATAGGGTTGGGTTTCTGCTACCAGcttgacccaaaaaaaaaaaaaacttactaTACTTCTCTCATTCGTATGATCAGTATTGGGTAGACAGACCTAATTCCTTTTCATAACAATTTCTAAGAATGAACCCAGTTACCACGAAAGTTGAAGTTTCACATTAAGAACAGGAAAAAAGGGTGATCAACTTTCACAAATTTCAGTCCATCCACACaccaaattaaatttaaattgcGAAAAACCCAATATGTGCAAAGCGGTTATAAGTTATAACAGGGTGTAGGAACAGGTTTCTAAAGAGAAAACTACGATTTCCTAGTCATGCTCATGTTAACACACTTGTCATACAAGCACGTTAGCAATTGGTCTAACTGTTGTTATACAGTAACCGGCCTTTAACTAGCTAGTGCCTCTATAAATACATTCTTTCTATACCACTGAACAGCAAAGACTGGAATATCTAACTGCACAAGTCCCTTAAACATGTTCAATCATGGAATGTACCGGAGATGCTGCTCATAGTAATTGATCAGCTGAAACATCATTAGCAAAAAGTGTTAGAGCCACAGACCATAAACATTTTGAGAAGCTTCAAAGGACATAATCAAACATTGATACGGTTGGGGTAGCAGATTACCAGGAGGGGATTGTGTTCCTTTAGATATTTGTTATCCACCAAAACTTCTGCTCCGTCGCACCTGTGACGTTCATAAAGGGACCATTATGCAAAGAAGCAAGCTTTATGATTATTAAAAACAACTGACTTCACTCCAGTATTCATAAAAGGAGTGGAAAGGATACCAAATTTAACAACAAAATTACTTGTGGAAATTAGACCTCATATAATCACGTAATATGAGCCAAATGAAAGTAAGTTTCAatcataataaatataaatgtcAAGTTGCaattatacaaaataaataGCAAGCTACATTTATACGAGTTCATTCTACATTTGTCCATTACAAATCTACAACATGAAACAGAAATAAATTACATTGCAAATATTACCAACAAAAGTTTGATCAATATTTCTTTCTACAACAAACAATAAATGTATGGTTTAATTTGATCAAGTGACATTTTTCATTAtattaaaggaaaacacaaaaaCCCCTCCATTCATCATCAAACATTCTTCTCTCCATTCCTCCCCCACCATAACACGAAATTCATAACTGGTGTGGTTGAAGAGAATGTTCGGGAACAAGTTGCAAAATGAAGATTAAGCTAGTGGGAGGCTATTTTCCTTGAAGGAATTGATATTTTGGGACCATAAACAGTTACTTTTGATAGATAGAAGCTCATGAAATCCCAATCTCAGCATGAGGGTTCAAAACAAAAGTACTTCACATTACAATCATACAACACACGTAACTAGGCGGCTATAGAATTAATTAATATGTAATcactaattaattataaataggTTGACAACAAGCGGTGATGGTGGTGGACTGGTGGCAATGGAGCAAAGAGAAGAGTGTTGGATGGTCTGAATGTGTAATACTGTGATCTGGTAGGGACAAAAAAGGTGGAGGTATTCTTGGTATTTCATGTCAATAATAGATAGCTTAGAGAGGATTAGTATAAGTTGGACTAGAGGGGTGAGTGTAATTTACCGccttttttttgtgctttttcaaatAGCCATGGTCACAAGTGATTGGAACAAGCTAAACTTCAGAACTTTgataattcaaatttttattcatGAGTTCATCATTCAATGCTCATAATGGTGAGCTGCAATAT is a window from the Arachis stenosperma cultivar V10309 chromosome 3, arast.V10309.gnm1.PFL2, whole genome shotgun sequence genome containing:
- the LOC130967405 gene encoding uncharacterized protein LOC130967405; its protein translation is MVTLLGPPEIYNPKPKSFLTPTSTATTTTPIEPSDPFIDVMVSKFNTRTTIQPKPPMGFTENNSATFLSSGNPCLDFFFHVVPDTPPDSVRERLHVAWAHNPLTTLKLICNLRGVRGTGKSDRDGFYAAATWLFSNHPKTLAANVPSLADFGYFKDLPEILYRLLEGSDVRSHQKQRWLSVKRSSKRNRLKRRPFKSKPLQKVSDPVAEKEKAHALREERKLAMAKKLLDRYNSDENFRLLHDSVSDHFADCLENDLQNLNSGALTKISLAAKWCPSVDSSFDRSTLLCETIATRIFPRNGNPEYEGIEEAHYVYRVRDRLRKDVLVPLRKVLELPEVFMGANRWDSIPYNRVASVAMKLYKEKFLKHDKERFEKYLEDVKSGKTTIAAGALLPHEIIRSLGDGDGGEVAELQWSRMVSDMLSKGKMKNCLAVCDVSGSMDGVPMEVSVALGLLVSELNEEPWKGKVITFSEEPKLHLIEGEDLRSKAEFIKEMEWGGNTDFQAVFDRILEVAVNGKLKADQMIKRVFVFSDMEFDQASANPWETDYQAIIRKYSEKGYGSAVPQIVFWNLRDSRATPVPSTQQGVALVSGFSKNLLSLFMDNDGEISPEASMETAIAGPEYQKLVVLD